Part of the Rhizoctonia solani chromosome 2, complete sequence genome is shown below.
TATGCAACCTATGTTCCATTTTACAGACCCATTCAAGATGTTCCATGATGTGTTTGCATCTGCAATGCCCCCCCTTCATATGCACCCAAATATGCGATATCAACCAATGTATCCCATTGTTGGCGGGCCTGACCTGTTCCTTGACTCGGATCGAATTCAACCATTTAGGTCCACGGACCCAAACATAATATGGACCGAGGAGACACGTACCACAAAGATTGTCAATGGGCACCATCAGACTATCCATACGTTAGTAGACAAAGATGTAAGTACCCCAGCGATATGTACTCCCCTTCATGTGGCTTATTGATCAAATAGGGGAATGTGCGCCGCTCATATGATGTTGATGGAAAGCACTGGGAGACTTTCAATGATCAGATTATTCAACCGTATGAGGCACTCTACGATACGCATCACGAACGCATCGATTTTGCTCCACATCCACATCCACATTCGAACTCACATCCTCCATCCTCTTCACATGGTCGGTCCCGCAAACCCTCAACTGGACGCAAGAGTAGACATGGATCTCCAGGCTATCCATATGTTTCAGCAACCCCACAACCCACCCGGTCCCCCGACACATCATGTCCGAACCAAGTCTCAGCATATTCCTACGCGTCACTCATATCGCCGCATGTACTCTTACTCTGAGGAGGATTTAGGTAGCCCTGTCAGCGATACGGAGAATATCGACCCTATTCCTATGAATTTGCACCAACAGGTGCACCCCGGCAAGAAGAGCATCACTACCCGGCGGCAGCCTCTGAGTACCGTTCGAAGAGACACTACGAGCAGGCTGTACCTCCCACACCCCCACGAGACCCGGACCCTGCACACAGACGAGCAATGAGGCCAGATGGCTTCTACAAGACTGGGTATCCGGACCGAGAGCCACCTACATACATGTCGCCTAACCCCGGTAGGTCGAACCCTCGACGCCTTGAAGTCCACGACTCTCACACGCCTTTGCTTATCCAGAGCACGAGGTCAAAGAGAAACGATGGTGGCACATATTTAGGTCTTAGTCCAGTTCTCGACTAGGCTTAGCCGCCAATCTCGATCACTTTGGGACCTGGCTCGCCAACTCTTCAATTTTTTACGCGCCCGCGGGTCTGCCCCCACCAACTACCAGATTTAGTTGTATCTCCCTCGATCTCTCTATTTTGTAAATCGGAGCTATCATATATTACTTACCCTATGTCTCGCTATCTGGCTCTCGTTCATCTGTGTCTGTGGTGCGCCTGACTCTTGTTTGTAACATCATACCAAATAAAAGAAATAATTATTGTGCTTCGATGTCACAGTAGTCCGAGTGGAAGCGGGAAGTCTAGCTCGTTAGAGGTCAGAGTATTAAATTGGGCACTAGTAACAACACGTCTGATGGGATCAAAGGTCAGGCCGGCTTAGGTGCAATGGCAAATCGGCTTGTAAAAATTGCTGAAGCGGGGAAGACTCCCTTCGAAGCGCGCACGGGCACACAGTTGGACAAAGGGAAGCTACGGTTCAGCGGGCTGGCGTCGCAATCTCACATACTCAGCGCGAACCTTTTCCATGTTCTCAGGGCATGTGCTATATTTGAGGGCAAGGGCGTGAGGATGACCAACGGGAAAGTATGAGAACGGGAGCGACATACTATTGATACATGCATGCTTGTAGTTCCTTGTGTGTTTCCTGCATGCCCATGCCACGCTAACGGTTCGGCCAGTTGTACATTCCGCGAACACTGCTAGGTTAATTGATATCATAGGCAGGCTTAAGGCTACCACGTTTGACTAATTCATCGCAGTCTTGAGAGCCTGGGCCTTGGTGCTCTTCAGCAAAGTATCCTCCTCACGACGGGAGAGTGTGTCCATGTGTGGCTGTAGTGTTTGGGTTGACCGGGACTCCATTGTTAGACTGTCCATGCCAAACAATCCCAAAGCGGGGAAATATCAATTGATGACATGCATACAGCTATGTTTATTTCTTCCATTGTACTTGCTCAGGCCATAAAGCCATGCGACTTTGTGGCACGTTGCAGCCATCCCTCTCCCTCTTCTTCCGCTCCGACTAACCCACTTGCCTTTTGTTCCTAGATTGGACGTTCTTTTCACGAACTCACGCCGGCCGTGCTGCACGACACACTCTTTCAGCCGGCTGAACAGACGACACTATTTCTCTTATTCTCCATTAGAGTGATATTTCTGAATCAACCTAGTCTCACGACATAATATGATGCAACAACACCATCAACAACAATCACTTTCCTCGCTAGATCTGATGTCTCCTTCGACGGCAACGAAGATAGCGCGCATCCAATCCTGGAGCCGAGGTGCCCAACTCACCGCACACGAACCACATAGTCCACACAGCCCTCCTCGGCCTCGACTGTCTCGAGACGCCATTCAGTACCACCAACTACCTCTCCCCGCTCGGAGGCATTTGATGTTCGCATGATGCCGGCACCACCTGTTCCGCAAGTGCACGTTCACCTCGCCGAGCCCCGCCCCGTTTTGCATCATAAACATTCTCACGCTGCATCATTACATTCATGGGGGAGTCAGGATATCGAGTCTCAAGTTGGTTTGCGCCTAACGACGCGGATGAAAGGAGCACTGCTGGGAGGGAGTTGACCTGGAAGGAGCGCGCTAGGCGCGCATCTCGCGCGTTATTTGGACAAAGTACTCTCTGCCTGCATGGTCGGCCCTTAATGTAGAAAAGAACACGACATCTCGACCTCAGCATCAGGAGCTCGATGTTGAAATTAATTTGAATTCGCGCTCGGAAAGCCAGATGGGACAGTACAAGTGCAACTGCGACTGCAATAAGCATGCTAgccctaagcgcaagcgtacCCGGATGTGCCTGTGCATTTTGGTTATTTTGCTCATTCTTCTTGCGGTTGTTGACGTGATCTTCTTGAATGTACGGGTTCTCAATCCGGACTTTGGAATTATCCAACCCACCGTCACGCCCACTCCTACGAACCTCTCTCGTGATGGAATGTCAGCGCCTATTGCTCCTACGGCTACGGCTACTGCAACCCGGCCCAGCACTGAAACCGACCGTCCTTCATCAACCACCGTAGCTGCATCCTCGACCGCTTCTGTTGCACCATCTGTGCTACAAAATTGCCTGACCCAGTTTCAGCTCAACGCTCCATCGGCCCCCGAGTCCTATCCTTGCGATACTTGTTTCTCTGCATTAAGTGGAGCACCGTCGAATGCTGGAGCCGCCCCCGCTACACAGTGAGTAACGCCAACAATCGCGTGGGTCAAGGATCCAACTAACACGTACTTCAGGTTCTGTGCAATGAAAGCTATATTCGATTCTGCAGGATCAAGTGGTTCCGCCAGTAACGTGGCGCTCTCTGGCGCCGGCTGGATGAAAGACGCTAAGCCCTGCGGATGGAGTGGCGTCACCTGCGATAACAACGGAAATATCAACAACATGTAGGTTTGGTCTTTCACACTCACTGTTACATCGTCTtattttctctttttttAGTATCCTTACATTTCCTGGCGTTCCTGCTGCCATCCCGACCGAACTATCATCCATTTCGACTCTCACGAGCCTGAAAATCACCGGCAATGGCGATCTACCTTCTGGCTCCCTCCCGGCTCTCCGCTCCCTTACCAACTTAGACTTGGAAAATACCGGACTATCTTCGTTTGCAGACGACGCTTTCTCCGCCGTCAATACTTTGAACTCTCTGACTCTGGTTCGTAACTTGAAGATGGGTTCGAGTCTGCCCAGCAGTATCGGTTCTCTTTCTTTGAGGTCCTTGTGAGTACATTCTACACATTAGACAGAAATTCATTTCTTAATTATCTCTCGTACAGGATTGTTAACGGCCAAGCTTTGACTTCTCTTGACATCGTACTTAGCTCATCCAGTTTGGCTTCGTCTCTCCAAACTTTGGATTTGTCCTCTAACAGCATAGCCTCTACTCTTCCCTCTGATCTTTCAGGGATGAAGACCCTTGCAGAGTTGAACCTCTCTGGAAACGACATCTCTTCTCCTTTTCCCGCTGTGATGCCTACCCCGCTCCAGGTGTTGAACCTTGAGGGCAATAGTAAGCTGGGTGGCGCCCTCCCGAGCGCCATGTGTTCTTCGTCTACTCTTACGCAGTGCGACCTCAGGAGCACTGGTTTAGGCGGGCAGACCGTGACATGCGGAGCATGTATTTTTTAATAAATTCTTTATTCTTTTTGATGACTTCGGCATGTTTTCAATCTTTCGTTGGGTTAGAGTCGGACACCACCTCTCAAATTTACGGACCGGATTATCACTTCTAGTATTTAACTGACGCATTCGTTTGTCATGTTTTTCGTACCATAATAATTCTGCATCTACTTGTATCCTTGCATGCTGTATGAATCGAGCGCATATACACACGGCTTTGGTGATCTTGAAGCCCATCTTCCGAAATACCGAAAAGCACGCAGCGGTCGACATTCCCTCACGTGACGCTATTGGGACACGTCAAGCGCCGGCTCTCTTCGTGTCACGACCTGCTGGCAACCTACATATCGCTTAAATCGTCATTCTTCGGCCACGTCCCATCCTCACGAGCCATACAACTCAACGAAGTTTCATATATTGCCTAACATTCTTTTGTGCCTGAGAGACCACCTCTACCCAGCACTACCCCAAAAGTATGGCTGCACTCCCTCATGATTATGCAAACTCATTGTTAACTTGAATAGTGGCAGATCATGGGCATTCACACGAAGGCGGAGATCATGGGCACTCTCATGACGGGCCTCACGCCCACTCTCATTCCCCTCAGCCTGGACAAGGTCCCCCACAACAGTTACTAAACCCGGACCCAATCGATCCTGCTTTACTGGCTGATATGGATGCTAACTTTAAGCCTCGTCCGGTGAAGCTCGTTGGACCCGAGGGCAATACCACTTGTCAGGTTGTCTGCCCTGAGCATAGCACGGATAAATGTGATGAATGCGGGGTAGACTACACCGACCTCAATCTACTTGCTCGTATGCTGGTCCAGGCGCCGAATCTTATTGTACCACCTCCACCGCAAGTCACAGATAAGAACCGGTCGGCGCATGTGTCAAAGTTCAAGGATGAAGGAAATGTGAGTGGATGCCCGGCTTAATGGCTGCGGGACTGACAAGAGCAACGAATGCAGGCAGCTTATAAAGCAGGTAAATGGCCAGCGGCGATCCAAAGCTATACTATGTCGGCCAATATTGCCGCATCGAGACCAAATTGGGAGCCACACACGCTGGCTCGAGAAGAAATCTCAACCGTTCTCTCCAACCGGTCTGCGGCACACTTGTCAGCCGGCGACTATATTCCGGCCCTTGTTGATGCAGACGTTGTTATTGCATTAAGAAAGCCTTGGACAAAGGGTCATTTCCGGAAAGCAAAGGCCTTGGTTGCGCTCCAGCACTATGAAGAAGCTAGGGATGCTATTGCCGCAGGCCTGCAATTTGAACCTGACAACAAGGTAAGCCTATTTCTCTTCTGTTCACACAAGAACTTCCCTAACGTATATTTAGGAATTACTGGACTTTATGAGGGAGGTAGAGAGCAAAATTGAAGCGACAAAACCACCAATAAAAGCTTCGGCCTGATTCCTTACCATTATTACCGTTTTTCATCCAGTGTATGTTATACGACGCCGCATGGTTATTCAATTATTTCATCTCTAGAACCTATCAGACATGAAAGCTCATACATATGGATACAAAATTATATTAATCGCACAAGAAAGGCTGATGTCAATCCCCTGTGTCTCAAGTGCTAGCGCTCTCCAACGAATCAATGACCCGGTTCGCATCATCTTCACATTCACTTGGCTCTTTGAAGACTCGGAAAATAACCCCGTTAGGAATTCTCCGCCTCGCAGCATCAGTCCTCAATCTCAGAGCCTCTTTCTTCGCCAAAATTCCAGCGCGAGTGGTGTCCACTGTAGCATCGGCGCTGTGTCCTGTTCCGGCAGTGGCCGCTGCTGATACCAGCGCACCAGCAGGATCCAACTCGATCCCTTGATTAGTTGGTGGAGACCTAATGTAAGGCGGAGGCGTTGGAGGTACGGGCCTAGTAGGTGTTGTTGGAGAGTCGAAGTACGATCCAGAAGCTCCTCTGGAGCGCGTATAAACCTGGTAAGGAGTAGTTGGGCTAGTAGCAGACCTTGGGGGATCAGTTACAGACCGGGAGCCGGATCGTTTTGGTGTACTTGGTTGGGAGCTTTGACTAATTGTGGTTGGGTTCTTCATAAGTGCTGGGGTCTGTATCTTCCCGGGTGGTTCCTTTGCGATTTTCCCTCCACCAGCCAGACTGCGAATACTTCGCAATGAACTTGTCGATCCTTTCTTCTTGATTATGTTGTCGTCTGTCGGTCCTAATGTTGGCGAGGATGGTGCAGTAGCTGGAGGTGTGGGTGGGGTTACATCTCGTATAAAAATAGCTAGGATCTGGTCCGGCCGCTCTTCTGCGAGAGCGCTGTATAGTTCTAAATCTTGTTCTCCGCTGTCTCCCACAAGTATAAACTTAGACTGAGAGAAGTTGTCAAGAATTTCCATGACATTGCCACGCTTTCGATCTGCAGCTGACTCGCCCCATAGACCTGAGGTATCGAACATTAGAGCTAGTGGTCGAACTGGAGGTTAGGGAAAGAAGCGAACCTTGAAATAAGTTTCGCCCTCCGTATGATTTGAGTTTGACGGAACCTTGAACACCTCATAATTTAGCATTCATTCTAGCATACGAGATATATTAATCACCCTTGGGTAAACCTGCAACTCCAAAAAACTCCAAGAGCACTGGCAACAGCTCAAATGGCCCGTTTGACTATCAGCTAGGGTCAGAAGTTGACTCCTTACACCACAAGGGCTAACAAACGTACCACATAATGGAATCTAACTCCTCGAGATTCCAGCATTGAAAACCATTCTGGCATACCAGGTACTACAAGTTCCTCAAGGTGTCTAACAAAAACCTTTGGATAGGGTTAATTCCGCTCTATAAATTGCACCTGGGGCCGAGCTCACGTTGTGAAATATGGCGCGAACCCCCATCAATACTTCACTGATCTTCACAGTGTCGTCAACGTCCGAGATGAGACGAACATGCGCGGCGGTAAGTGGTAACTCGGTCTCTGCTCGAACAGTGGCATCGCCAACCTCGATCTCTCTGCTTGCCTCTGCTCCAGCGGTGCTCAAGTCGGAGGGGTAAACTGCGGGAAGTAGTTCGGCATGTGCGTGAAAGGTATAATCTGCTGTATGGTCCCCAAAGGCCAAGCCAAGTGTTTGATCGTGTGTACATAGATCCTCGAATGTGAGCCTGAACTTGTGCGAAAAGTATCCTTGGGGAGTTGTCTTGACATGTACCACTTGGATAGGAGTTGAGTCCTGGGTACGCCTGGATGAATAAGGCTGGGCGTACAACTTGATCCGAACTGTTCTGTTGTCCAATTTACTGGACCAAAATGGCTGTAAACGTTCATCTAGATTGGCATGTAGTTGACGCAGAATTCCAATATCCATGTCGGGGTGAATCGAGCCCACATCAGTATTTGACCTGGTAGAATTGACCGAAAGCATAGACGAGATGGAGCCTACTGTGTTGCTGCGAATATTCTTGATGGGAGACGTGCCGGGAGACGGCGTCTGAGTAATAATAGTAGGTGATCGGTGCGGAAGAGGCGGGGATTGAGGGCGTAATCCAGAAATAGACAAAGTTGGGTTGCTTGTAGTCGAGAGATTGGAGGCGTCGTTCGAGCCGTAGTCCACGATCCGGGAGTCTTGGGTAGTCTTGACCTTTGGCTTCGTACGTGACTCAAGAGCCTTGGCCTCGGTTTCTTTAGTGATCTCATCTGGCCGAGGTGGCAGAATAATTCCCATGCGCTCGAGTTCCTCGTTAAGGTCATCTGTGGACGGGTTCGGGGACTGTGCAAGGGGGCTTTCAGTGCCAGGTCCGCCCAAGATATCTTCAGGAGGAGGAGGCAACCTAGGCAAGGCAGAGAAACCTGTCTAACGTCCTAAGAAACCCGGAGCATGTATACCATGCAGCTTACCTCGTGCCAATCTCATAAATGCCTTTTGAGATCGGGTTGCTTGGTCGGGGGTGCGAAGGCTCGAGGCAAATCCAGAGACAAAGACATCAACGGCAAAACGCTGAACCTCGTCTAAACTGGCCATTAACAAGGACCCACCTTGTCGAGCCGTGGGACTTACCATGTTTCATGCTTACCAGAGACCCCTCATTGGGATACCTTCTGACTGCCCACCCAGGAAACAGAGCCAATTTCTCCGCTCCTCTTTGCTCCTCTCTTCGCCTGCGAAACGAACAGAACATGAACCAGCCACTCAATTGCATACACAGATTGACTGACCTCTGTCGCTTCTCCCTCGCCCATTCTTCCCATGTCTGACGCTTCTCTCCAGTGACAGGATCAAATCCAGTTCTATATGCAGCCACACGATTCGACACTGCAGCATAGGCAGACTTGGGTACCTCACTCGACGCAACATAGTCCCTAACCTTTGCGAATCTCGCAAGTGCCGCATTGCGCCATCCACCAGTCATAGATCCAGAAGATGAACCAGCACGAGGATTTTCAGGACGAGAATACAAGTAGTTCATAGTCGACACGTCATGGGATGAGTACTTTGCTCCAGCTAACAATATATATGGGGCGTGTGTTCAAAATGGTTGGTCGTGGGATGACGGCATCCCAGCGCCTAATTCGTCTAAATGAATGTCACGTGGCTGTGTAGCCAATGCTTTTCTTCTCGTCATGTTTACTATCTCGGCCTTACCTTCAAGGCATATTGCGTCGGGGGATGACTACTATGACAAAGTCCGGCACCATCCGGACGTAATGAATCTGGAATTTGAGGCTGATGATGAGCTCAATTCGACAGCTTCACGACTGACGTCCCCCGGAGAGCCGATAACTTCTAGCCAGGCATTTATGCGGTGAGTAAAACAGAATTAATCGATGAATATCAGTCCGAATGATTAACATCTGACAGTGGACATGGAACATTTGTGGAGGATGAACAAGTTATCGCATCAGTGGCTGGGACAGTAGAAAGAGTGAATAAGCTTGTTTCTGTCAAACCCGTGAAGTCAAGGTATGTATCGGGAGAGATTTTTGCCAAGGATCTTCAGTGGACATTCATAGATACACCCCAGAAGTCGGAGATCTGGTAGTCGGACGAATTACAGAGGCAAGTCCAAGGTCTTCCACCGCATTCGCATTTCTTCAACTTGTAGATTTTCATAACAGGTCCAAAATAAGCGGTGGAAAGTGGACGTCAATTCTCGCCAAGACGGTCTCCTCATGTTATCTTCCGTAAACCTTCCTGGTGGTGTACAGGTACGTGCTCCACGCCCCTTCTGCTCCACGCGGGGCTTGACTACACGTACCGTAGCGTCGTAAACTAGAATCGGACGAACTCCAAATGCGTACCTTTTTCGAAGAATCCGATCTTCTTGTCGCCGAAGTCCAGTCTTTATTTAGCGATGGTAGCATCTCCTTGCACACCCGATCTCTTCGGTATGGTAAACTCCGCAATGGACAATAGTTCAAGTTCCCAACGGGCTCGTCCGCCGGCTCAAATCGCATTTCTTCAGCCTGCCGTGCGGGGTCGACTTGATCCTAGGGTTGAATGGGTACATTTGGGTGAGCAAACACGTCAAGGAGATTAACCAGGTCGGCGAGGAGGGATTCGATGCCGAGGCGGTATATTCAAATAAGAACGATGTCAGTGCGCGTTTCCTCTTTAAACCCAACTCTTTGATGTACTGATTCGAGAGTAGCCGATTGATACAACGACTTCTCGCGCGATCATCCGAGTGTGCAACATCATTCGAGTGTTGGCTCGGCATCACGTCCCGTTGACGGATCATTTGATAGAACAGGCATATGAATGGGTGATTGACCAGAATATTCAGATTGTGGATATATTGAACGAAGAGAATGGAGAGTCACTGGTCGCGAATGTTCCGGCTCTTATTGCGCGACGATAGAGCGAATATTCGTGCTTGGACTGTATGCACCTTGACTCGTGCCTTCGTGCTGCTTCGTTTTTGGATGTACCCAACCAGAATATATCAATCAGTGGGAATCTTAGCGCGTgaatttatttatttttgcGTGCGATGGGCCTTGACTTGACCTTGCAAGTACAACAAATGAAAGTTTCATTCAGATTGCCCGACATCTATCAAACCTGCTAATACACCCAGCTAACTGGCGGACCCAATAAAACATAATTTTGGAAAAGCTGCTCTCTGGTAATCACCGGATACGGGGTTCAGCCTCCGCGGTGCTTGGTCTCGGATATAGGGTAGAGCAGAACAAGATATCACACT
Proteins encoded:
- a CDS encoding exosome complex exonuclease RRP4; translated protein: MFTISALPSRHIASGDDYYDKVRHHPDVMNLEFEADDELNSTASRLTSPGEPITSSQAFMRGHGTFVEDEQVIASVAGTVERVNKLVSVKPVKSRSRRSGSRTNYRGKSKVQNKRWKVDVNSRQDGLLMLSSVNLPGGVQRRKLESDELQMRTFFEESDLLVAEVQSLFSDGSISLHTRSLRLPCGVDLILGLNGYIWVSKHVKEINQVGEEGFDAEAVYSNKNDPIDTTTSRAIIRVCNIIRVLARHHVPLTDHLIEQAYEWVIDQNIQIVDILNEENGESLVANVPALIARR
- a CDS encoding leucine-rich repeat protein, with product MYPIVGGPDLFLDSDRIQPFRSTDPNIIWTEETRTTKIVNGHHQTIHTLVDKDGNVRRSYDVDGKHWETFNDQIIQPYEALYDTHHERIDFAPHPHPHSNSHPPSSSHDMDLQAIHMFQQPHNPPGPPTHHVRTKSQHIPTRHSYRRMYSYSEEDLGAPRQEEHHYPAAASEYRSKRHYEQAVPPTPPRDPDPAHRRAMRPDGFYKTGYPDREPPTYMSPNPEHEVKEKRCNNTSDGIKGQAGLGAMANRLVKIAEAGKTPFEARTGTQLDKGKLRFSGLASQSHILSANLFHVLRACAIFEGKGVRMTNGKSTQPSSASTVSRRHSVPPTTSPRSEAFDVRMMPAPPVPQVHVHLAEPRPVLHHKHSHAASLHSWGSQDIESQARISRVIWTKYSLPAWSALNVEKNTTSRPQHQELDVEINLNSRSESQMGQYKCNCDCNKHASPKRKRTRMCLCILVILLILLAVVDVIFLNVRVLNPDFGIIQPTVTPTPTNLSRDGMSAPIAPTATATATRPSTETDRPSSTTVAASSTASVAPSVLQNCLTQFQLNAPSAPESYPCDTCFSALSGAPSNAGAAPATQFCAMKAIFDSAGSSGSASNVALSGAGWMKDAKPCGWSGVTCDNNGNINNIILTFPGVPAAIPTELSSISTLTSLKITGNGDLPSGSLPALRSLTNLDLENTGLSSFADDAFSAVNTLNSLTLVRNLKMGSSLPSSIGSLSLRSLIVNGQALTSLDIVLSSSSLASSLQTLDLSSNSIASTLPSDLSGMKTLAELNLSGNDISSPFPAVMPTPLQVLNLEGNMADHGHSHEGGDHGHSHDGPHAHSHSPQPGQGPPQQLLNPDPIDPALLADMDANFKPRPVKLVGPEGNTTCQVVCPEHSTDKCDECGVDYTDLNLLARMLVQAPNLIVPPPPQVTDKNRSAHVSKFKDEGNAAYKAGKWPAAIQSYTMSANIAASRPNWEPHTLAREEISTVLSNRSAAHLSAGDYIPALVDADVVIALRKPWTKGHFRKAKALVALQHYEEARDAIAAGLQFEPDNKELLDFMREVESKIEATKPPIKASA